TGCTGACAGATACTATTTCGCCCGTCGTCGCCGATATCGAACTTGAGAATTTTCGCGTTTCGGACGAGGACCTACCTGAGTTTTGCGATCTGAAATTCGAGAATATCAATGAACTGCATATCGACCATCCGGGTGCGAATGACGCCGGATATCGTGAGCGCCGCGACTACATCGCAAGTTGCGCCAAGAGCTTTCGCGAGACGGGCGAGATAACGGACGTTGACTACAACCCCCGCGAACAGCGTGTCTGGCGGTACGTCGCCGAGGAACTCGAGGAACTGCAGCAGCAGTACGCCTCGCCATTTTACCTACGGGCTAAGAAGGATCTCGGCATCGGAACCGACCAAATACCTCAGTTGTCGGAAATGAACCGACGTCTGAAGGAACTGACCGGATTTCGCCTTGCACCGATCGAAGGACTGGTCGAAACTCGCGGATTCCTTTCGTGGCTCTCGTACCGCGTTATGCTCTGCACGCAGTACATTCGCCACCATTCGCAACCCGCATACACGCCCGAGCCGGACATCGTCCACGAAGCTATCGGTCATATCCCAATGTTTACGAATCCGGATTTTGCTGATTTTTCGCAGTTCATCGGCCACGGAGCACGTATCGCGACGGATGAGCAGCTCGAACAACTCGGCCGCCTATACTGGTTCACCGTCGAATTTGGCCTCGTCGAACACGAGGGCGATATCAAGGCATACGGCGCCGGTCTATTATCAAGCTTTGGCGAACTGGAGCACGCCTTTAGTGACCGCGTGGAACGGCGCCCGTTCGACCTCGTGCAGGTGATCAACCACGAATATAACTACAGCGATATGCAACCAGTGTTGTACGTCGTTCCGTCATACGCGGAGTTGAAAGACGTCACGAGGAAATATATTGAGGGCTTTGGAAAATAATTAAGTTGTCTTATCGGACAACATTGAATATAATTATTTATGAGCGAAGAAGTGAGAAAAGTCGTTCTATTCAAACGGTACTTTGATGAATTCTTTGACAAACAACCCCGTAAAGTCCAACAGAAATTGTACTGGTCGATCAAGATCTTGCGAACTATTGAAGATATACCGCGAAACCATTTGAAAGCACTAACGGGTACAGACGGGCTGATGGAAATGCGGACGCAGTTTGGCGGGAATATTTATCGCACATTTTGTTTCTTTGACGAAGGAAAAGTAGTCGTGCTGATGAACGGCTTTTAAAAGAAAACGCAAAAGACTCCGCAATATGAGATCGATCGTGCATTAAGGATCAGAGAGGAATATTATGCTGAAAAAGGGTGACATTAGAACGCTTGATGAGTTTGCCGATGAGAAATTCGGAAAGGTCGGCACGCCCGGACGAGACCAAGTCGAACAAGGGTTTGAGGAATTCAAACTCGGCTTTATGATCCAGGAAGCCCGCAGGAAGAAAGGGTTGACCCAACAGGAACTAGCAGATAAATGTGGTACGAACAAGGCTTATATTTCACGTGTGGAGAACGATATTAAAGACGTCCGGCTTTCAACGCTCAGAAAGATCATCGAAACGGGACTGGGTGGCGAGTTGGAATTGGCTATAAAGCTTTAGCTTTGCGAAGGGTCAGTGATGTCTGAAAATGTCATATAAGTCTTGTTCACGAGATTTCCCCGAATGGCAGATAGCCACGCGAACGAGGCTCAAAAGTAAGAAATGCAACTTGAAGATTTTGCTATCTTTGCCTTCATACCAATTTTGCTAACTCCAATAGCTTCGATCTATTTAAGTTTAAGGTGGTTGAAATGGGAAGCTGAGAAATGGAGGTTTACTAATGAGTAGCGAAAGCCAAATGGCAGAACTTGCCAAACGCAAAAATGTATCGCGCTCCTATCTTAGATCTCTCTCGCCTGAGGCCAAGATCGCCGAGCTTATCAAGCTGCAAGAGCGATATTACGAAATGCTTTCGATACGTGAAGCAAACGGAGGCAAACCGATTCCAACTAAATGGAAGAAATGGTACGTTGCTCGGTATGGATGATCTATCAGAACCACTTTTCAAGACAAATGTAGTGTCTTATCTGAAACGGACAATTTTGATCGCGGTTTGTTTGGCGATTTTGGCTGTGCCATTCGCGATTGCACAGGAGAATGATGACGACGACCCGTTGTTAGTCAGAGTTGACGGAAAAATTGGATACATAGACCGGAGCGGCAAAATCGTTATCGAACCTCAGTTTGAGCAGGCAAACGAATTCAAATACGGTTTGGCTCCGGTTAGCGTTGGTAACAAATGGGGGTTTATTGATCGACGAGGAGAATTTGCTATCGATCCCATTTTTGATTGGATCTATTGGACCGGATTCAATGAGGGCATTTGTCCTGCCGGCATAAATGGTAAGAAAGGTGGCATTGACATAAACGGAAAATTTGTTATTGAGCCAAAATATGAAATGGCTCTTAAATTTGCTGACGGATTGATGCCAGTGCAATTAACTAAAGCCGAGGGCGACTATTTTGAGAAATGGATTTACGTCGATGCAAAGGGGCAACAATCGATCGATAAAGAATTCTTTCATGCGGGTTCCTTTGTCGAGGGTCGTACTTTTGTAAGTGTTGGTTTTGATGAGTGGGCGTTGATAGACAAGAGCGGAAAGGAAGTTACTAAGCGACACTTCGATAGCAATGATCCTTGGAATGTTTTTGCCGAGGGACTTACGGCCGTAAAAGTGAAAAAGAAGTGGGGATATATAGACCGCTCCGGCAAATTCATTATAAAACCTAGATTCGACAATGCCGACAATTTTTCTGAGGGTTTGGCGGTCGTTACCGTTGGGTGTTATGACGGTTATATCGACAAAAGTGGGAAGTTTGTCATCCCGCCCAGGTTTGAAACCGCTGGGAAATTTTCGGGCGGCTTAGCCGCAGTTGCTCCTGAAGGCGATATACCGTGGAGCCACAAATTTGAGATTAAAGGAAAGTCGTATGCAATGTGTGGGGCGGGCCTGGGTTCAAACGCGCCACAAGGTTATATCGACAAAACAGGACGAATGGTCATAGAACCAAAATTCGGTCGTGGTTTTCCGTTCTCGAATGGAATCGCAATGGTCTCGTTTGACGAACCGCCCGACGTTCTCCTGGCGATAGGTAAAAGAGGCTACATTGACCGAACAGGCAATTATATTTGGCAGCCAACAAAGTAATATTAGAAGAAACACATTATGACAACACAAAATCCATTAGGGCTAAAGAAGATACATCACGTTGAGTTTTACGTTGGGAATGCGAAGCAGGCGGAGTTTTATTACCGCAAGGCATTCGGGTTTTCGCGGGCGGCGTATTCGGGGCTTGAGACCGGTAATCGTGAGACGACTAGCTATCTGATGCGGCAGTCGAATATCAACTTTTTACTCACAACACCGCTCTCGCCGGAGCATCCGGCGGCGGAGCATATCAAGGTGCACGGCGACGGCGTTCGCGATATTGCGTTTTACGTCGAGGACGCCGATCACGCATTTAACGAGGCCGTAAAACGCGGAGCGACGCCCGTAACTGAGCCGCACGATATGACGGACGAGAATGGCTCGATCCGCCACGCTGCGATCGCGACCTATGGCGACACGATACACTCATTCATCTCGTATAACACGGACAACGGTCACAATTACAACGGTGTTTTCCTTCCCGGATTCACTGCTCAGGATGTCGCGGGCTCACCGACCGGCATAATGCTGGTCGATCACATCGTGGGCAACGTCGAGCTGGGCAAGATGACCCACTGGTGCGACTTTTACCGCGATGTGATGGGCTTTTTCCGCTATATCACGTTCGACGATAACGACATCTCGACCGAATATTCGTCATTGATGTCGATCGTTATGTCGGACGGCCAGCATAATATCAAGTTTCCGATCAACGAGCCGGCATCGGGCAAGGGCGGCAAATCGCAGATCCAGGAGTACATCGATTTTTATCGTTCGGCAGGCGCCCAGCATATCGCATTGCTATGTCGGGACGTTCGAGCGACGGTCACAACACTTCAGGAGAATGGCGTTGAATTCCTGACCATACCTGACTCGTATTACGATGATTTGCTGGATCGTGTCGGCCCCATCGACGAAGACCTCGAAAGCCTCAAGAAACTCGGCATCCTCGTTGACCGCGACGACGAAGGCTACCTGCTCCAGATATTCACAAAGCCCGTCGAGGATCGTCCGACTGTGTTCTACGAGATTCTGCAACGAAAGGGCTGCAAAGGCTTTGGCAAGGGCAACTTCAAGGCATTGTTCGTCTCGATCGAGGAAGAGCAGAGGCGACGGGGAAATTTGTGATACTTAAATATGAAAGTTCGGACTTTGATCCGCTGGTCGACATCTTTTGCTCGAACATTCCCAGGTATTTCGTACTATAGGAATAGCCGGTATTTTGAGAGGTTCGCGCAGAATAGGCCTAATTATATTCGGTGATAGGGCTCGATAATTTCAAAATGAGGTTAGACAGTAAAATATGAATATATTGAACAAACGTATTCTGTCGTTAATTGCAATCGTTCTTTTTGTGTGCTTGGCTACACAGGCCCAGCCGCCGGAATTCAAAAGGACGGCCGACCCGAATTATAGTCCCGACGGCAAGTTCATTGTCTATTCGGCAAGTATCTCGAAAGGGAGCGATGAGGTTTCAAAAGGTCTGAGCATAATGTCGGCCGATGGCACGAAGATCAAGTCCTTGACGCCAAATGTTAATGATCTGTTTGACGGATTCCCTGCATTCAGCCCGGATGGCAAGCGGATCGTTTTTCTGCGTGGCATCGGAAAAGCTTACCCCGATGTTTGGGTGATAAATTCTGATGGAAGCGGGCTGAAACAGCTGACAAAAACCAAGGAGAATGAACTCCGGCCTGAATTCAATCACGATGGTACTGGTGTGGTTTTCGTTAGGAATGTTTCTCGAAGCTGGAGTAGTGAATATGGTTCACTCCACTCGATCGACCTCACTTCGTTTACAGAGCAGCAGATCTTAGCTAGCGATTATCAGGTCACGCATGCAGTACCGACCTCGCGAGGTTTGTACTTAGTCGCAATGGCTAAGTTTGACGCGACCGGAAAACCAGATCGTGCGGCAAAGGGAAATCAGATCACGCTTGTCAGCCCGACCGGCGAAGTCAGCCCGAAAGCTCCGGTCGCCCTACCTGATGGCAATCCTATTATCACTCGAATTCAGACTACACGTGTCGGCGAATTCAAGATCTACGCCACCGGCGACGGGAAATGGCCCGAGCGTGTCGCATTCCTTATTACCCCAAAAATCGTCGAGAAACTAGAGGATTGCGAATGCTCAATGTCGCCCGATGGTGCAAAGTTGATCACATCGGGTAACGGATCGATGATTAACGTAAAAGGTATTCGAGAAGCACGAGGCGTTACTATCGGAACAAAATAATGGAGCTGAAATACCATACCGGTTTCGGCAACGGGTTTGGTAAAGGCAACTTAAAGGCGTTATTTGTTTCTATTGTAGAAGAGCAGCGACGGCGGGGAAATTTGTAGCTAAAGGGAGGGAAATGCTAACAGTAAAATTCTTGATTGTGATCATCGTGACGATTGTTGGATCAGCATGCGGCTTGACATCGCTTGTTTCCAATTCTCAACAAATCCAGCCGGGCCGCGATCGATCGGTCCTACTTCCTGCGGAGAAGGCAAAGGATCTAATAAAGCAATGCTCGCGCAAGAGCCCTGGATTTACGGCCACGTGGGACCCGACCGCCGTAGATATTGCAAAGATGGAGGCAAATTTTAATAAGATCGTCGGCCTCAACTCTGACCTGCAAGACTTCTATATGCAGTATGTCGGATTAGTTGTGGACGGAAAGAAAGTTATCTATATTAATGCCTTTAAGGACGAATCTTCTTCGCAATCGAATTGGAAAACAATTCCAACAATAGTTTGCGATGGCGGGGAATCATTTTGGGGAATTCTATTTGACGTCCAAAAAGGAGAATTTTTTGATTTAACCTTCAATGGAGGGCCTTAAACAATCTAATGAATCTCAAATACCAGACAGGTTTCGGCAATGAGTTTGCCACGGAGGCGGTCGAGGGGGCTTTACCCATCGGGCGCAATTCGCCGCAGAAGGCTCCGCTTGGGCTTTATGCCGAGCAGCTTTCAGGCACGGCTTTTACGGTACCGCGTGCGGGCAATAAGCGGACTTGGACGTACCGTATCCGCCCGAGTGCGATGCATCGGCCATTTGAGCGGCTCGACAACAAAAGATGGCAGAGTACGCCTGACGTGAGTGAGGTAACTCCGAACCAACTTCGCTGGGACCCGCTGCAGGTGCCGACCGAACCTACGGACTTCATCGACGGTATCACGACCATAGCACTAAACGGCGACCTGTTTTCGCAAACGGGTATCGGCATCCATATCTATGCGTGCAACAAAGGTATGGGCGATCGTTATTTTTACAACGCGGACGCCGAAATGCTGATCGTGCCCGAGATGGGCCGAATTGGTTTTCTCACAGAGCTTGGAGCTATCCAAGCCGGGCCGGGCGAGGTTGTGGTAATTCCGC
This is a stretch of genomic DNA from Chloracidobacterium sp.. It encodes these proteins:
- a CDS encoding phenylalanine 4-monooxygenase — translated: MLTDTISPVVADIELENFRVSDEDLPEFCDLKFENINELHIDHPGANDAGYRERRDYIASCAKSFRETGEITDVDYNPREQRVWRYVAEELEELQQQYASPFYLRAKKDLGIGTDQIPQLSEMNRRLKELTGFRLAPIEGLVETRGFLSWLSYRVMLCTQYIRHHSQPAYTPEPDIVHEAIGHIPMFTNPDFADFSQFIGHGARIATDEQLEQLGRLYWFTVEFGLVEHEGDIKAYGAGLLSSFGELEHAFSDRVERRPFDLVQVINHEYNYSDMQPVLYVVPSYAELKDVTRKYIEGFGK
- a CDS encoding helix-turn-helix transcriptional regulator codes for the protein MLKKGDIRTLDEFADEKFGKVGTPGRDQVEQGFEEFKLGFMIQEARRKKGLTQQELADKCGTNKAYISRVENDIKDVRLSTLRKIIETGLGGELELAIKL
- a CDS encoding WG repeat-containing protein, producing the protein MPFAIAQENDDDDPLLVRVDGKIGYIDRSGKIVIEPQFEQANEFKYGLAPVSVGNKWGFIDRRGEFAIDPIFDWIYWTGFNEGICPAGINGKKGGIDINGKFVIEPKYEMALKFADGLMPVQLTKAEGDYFEKWIYVDAKGQQSIDKEFFHAGSFVEGRTFVSVGFDEWALIDKSGKEVTKRHFDSNDPWNVFAEGLTAVKVKKKWGYIDRSGKFIIKPRFDNADNFSEGLAVVTVGCYDGYIDKSGKFVIPPRFETAGKFSGGLAAVAPEGDIPWSHKFEIKGKSYAMCGAGLGSNAPQGYIDKTGRMVIEPKFGRGFPFSNGIAMVSFDEPPDVLLAIGKRGYIDRTGNYIWQPTK
- the hppD gene encoding 4-hydroxyphenylpyruvate dioxygenase, whose amino-acid sequence is MTTQNPLGLKKIHHVEFYVGNAKQAEFYYRKAFGFSRAAYSGLETGNRETTSYLMRQSNINFLLTTPLSPEHPAAEHIKVHGDGVRDIAFYVEDADHAFNEAVKRGATPVTEPHDMTDENGSIRHAAIATYGDTIHSFISYNTDNGHNYNGVFLPGFTAQDVAGSPTGIMLVDHIVGNVELGKMTHWCDFYRDVMGFFRYITFDDNDISTEYSSLMSIVMSDGQHNIKFPINEPASGKGGKSQIQEYIDFYRSAGAQHIALLCRDVRATVTTLQENGVEFLTIPDSYYDDLLDRVGPIDEDLESLKKLGILVDRDDEGYLLQIFTKPVEDRPTVFYEILQRKGCKGFGKGNFKALFVSIEEEQRRRGNL
- a CDS encoding PD40 domain-containing protein, encoding MNILNKRILSLIAIVLFVCLATQAQPPEFKRTADPNYSPDGKFIVYSASISKGSDEVSKGLSIMSADGTKIKSLTPNVNDLFDGFPAFSPDGKRIVFLRGIGKAYPDVWVINSDGSGLKQLTKTKENELRPEFNHDGTGVVFVRNVSRSWSSEYGSLHSIDLTSFTEQQILASDYQVTHAVPTSRGLYLVAMAKFDATGKPDRAAKGNQITLVSPTGEVSPKAPVALPDGNPIITRIQTTRVGEFKIYATGDGKWPERVAFLITPKIVEKLEDCECSMSPDGAKLITSGNGSMINVKGIREARGVTIGTK